One genomic segment of Bacteroidota bacterium includes these proteins:
- a CDS encoding branched-chain amino acid transaminase: protein MQHDIWFNGKLVPHEDANIHVLSHVVHYGSSVFEGIRCYETEKGSGILRLREHLQRLYDSAKIYRMEIPFSLEELEAATVETIVESGLKSCYIRPVVFRGMGGMGVNPLKNEVDTVIAVWKWGAYLGPEALEQGVDVQVASWSRMAPNTFPSLAKAGGNYLNASLVKMDAILNGFNEGIMLNTQGYVGEGSGENLFLIRDNVIYTAPSSLSILPGITRDSIMTFARDMGYSIREQLIPREALYLADELFFTGTAAEVTPIRSVDHHTIGSGSRGPVTAKLQRAFFDLVEKGVDPHGWMTPVKFPVPSI from the coding sequence ATGCAGCACGACATCTGGTTCAATGGAAAACTTGTACCTCATGAAGATGCCAATATCCACGTGCTATCCCATGTAGTTCACTACGGTTCTTCTGTTTTTGAAGGTATTCGCTGTTATGAAACCGAAAAGGGATCCGGGATCTTACGTCTTCGTGAGCACCTGCAGCGTCTTTACGATTCTGCCAAAATATATCGGATGGAGATTCCTTTCTCCCTTGAAGAACTTGAAGCTGCTACGGTAGAGACAATCGTAGAAAGCGGTCTGAAGTCTTGCTACATTCGCCCGGTTGTGTTTCGCGGTATGGGTGGCATGGGCGTAAACCCGTTGAAGAATGAGGTGGATACGGTTATAGCTGTATGGAAATGGGGTGCATACCTTGGCCCCGAAGCGCTTGAACAGGGTGTAGATGTACAGGTAGCTTCCTGGAGCCGTATGGCGCCAAACACCTTCCCATCGCTTGCGAAAGCCGGCGGCAATTACCTGAATGCCTCCCTCGTAAAAATGGACGCGATCCTGAATGGCTTCAATGAAGGCATCATGCTAAACACACAGGGCTATGTCGGAGAAGGCAGTGGTGAGAACCTGTTCCTGATCCGCGACAACGTCATCTATACAGCGCCTAGCAGCCTTTCTATTCTGCCTGGTATTACGCGTGATTCCATTATGACATTTGCCCGCGACATGGGTTATTCTATCCGCGAACAGCTTATTCCCCGGGAAGCGTTGTACCTTGCTGATGAACTCTTTTTCACAGGTACAGCTGCGGAAGTTACCCCTATTCGTTCAGTAGATCATCACACCATCGGTAGTGGTAGTCGCGGACCAGTAACAGCAAAGTTACAGCGGGCGTTTTTCGATCTGGTAGAGAAAGGCGTCGATCCACATGGCTGGATGACTCCCGTCAAGTTTCCAGTACCCTCAATTTAG
- a CDS encoding queuosine precursor transporter has product MMRQAYVLSRPQKLFVVCAAVFLTALVVAEATASKFFTAFELPFTINILGQEFTSVIMTAGVIAFPITFIVTDLMNEYFGKKGIKFVTLIGMVMIIFEFALLQIAMAVPTSSISPVPDEAFNVVFGASGRVIFGSLVAYGIGQFADITLFHWLRKLTKGKHLWLRATGSTFGSQFLDTFIVLLVAFAGQLSFQEIVAITLFNYSYKFIIAILITPVIYAAHWVMDRYLGAETANELIAQAEGREEEVES; this is encoded by the coding sequence ATGATGCGCCAAGCTTACGTACTGAGTCGGCCGCAAAAGTTGTTTGTGGTGTGTGCTGCTGTGTTTCTGACAGCCCTAGTGGTTGCTGAGGCTACGGCCAGCAAGTTTTTTACGGCGTTTGAACTGCCTTTCACCATCAATATTCTCGGGCAGGAATTTACATCTGTAATCATGACTGCCGGCGTGATCGCCTTCCCCATCACGTTCATCGTTACCGACCTGATGAACGAGTACTTTGGCAAGAAGGGGATCAAGTTTGTGACGTTGATCGGGATGGTGATGATTATCTTCGAATTTGCGCTCCTGCAAATTGCGATGGCGGTCCCTACATCTTCTATTTCACCAGTGCCGGATGAGGCCTTTAATGTGGTATTTGGCGCATCGGGCCGCGTGATTTTTGGCAGCCTGGTTGCCTACGGCATAGGGCAGTTTGCAGACATCACGCTGTTTCATTGGCTGCGTAAGCTTACAAAGGGAAAGCACCTCTGGCTCCGTGCTACCGGGTCTACTTTTGGCTCACAGTTCCTTGATACATTTATTGTATTACTGGTCGCATTTGCGGGGCAACTGTCTTTCCAGGAAATTGTGGCCATCACGCTTTTCAATTACAGCTACAAGTTCATCATAGCCATTCTGATCACCCCCGTCATTTATGCAGCACATTGGGTGATGGATCGGTACCTTGGGGCTGAGACGGCCAATGAATTGATTGCGCAGGCGGAAGGTCGAGAAGAAGAAGTAGAGTCTTGA